The Paenibacillus sp. RUD330 genome has a segment encoding these proteins:
- a CDS encoding B12-binding domain-containing radical SAM protein produces the protein MKVVLTTLNAKFIHTSLALRCLKAYAEKDFPIEIAEYTIKDPVMNIVSDLYSKNPDVIGFSVYIWNIEETIKVIRILRKIAPDVRIVMGGPEVSYDTAEWMEKLPEVDFIIFGEGEETFHHLLQEIDGDGKYHLVFGLAYRKLRENGPEVLVNIGRPKLNLAELPSPHRFPEDRESLANRVVYFETSRGCPFSCSFCLSSIEVGVRYFDIERTKADLLYLIEAGAKTIKFVDRTFNIKRDYALEMFKFLIENHGGCVFQFEITADIMRPEVLDYLAEHAPPGVFRFEIGVQSTNDVTNEAVQRRQNWSKLVRTVTKVKESGKIDQHLDLIAGLPHEDYDTFRKTFNDVFDLRPEELQLGFLKMLRGTGLRIDADKYGYVYADQAPYEILGNNLMPFSDLIRIKRVEDVLEKYWNAHRMDRTLLYLIERVFPSAFDFFQQYGDYWERRGWERIGHQLEDLFSRLKGFLSSGEAPAGFDRDVVEGLMKYDYFLGHNHKPRKVWWDFTMDKQEMGGWMRLLGEHPEDVSPAFAALGLGEKELQKHAVLEKLPFDLEQFLATGEIDRSSGTLLVVLYGVSGKRGGSAYCLRLSEGAAAAG, from the coding sequence ATGAAAGTAGTATTAACGACACTCAACGCCAAATTCATCCACACCTCGCTCGCGCTCCGCTGCCTGAAGGCCTATGCGGAGAAGGACTTCCCGATCGAGATTGCCGAATATACGATCAAGGATCCGGTGATGAACATCGTATCCGATCTGTACAGCAAAAATCCGGATGTCATCGGCTTCTCCGTCTACATCTGGAACATCGAGGAGACGATCAAGGTCATCCGGATCCTGCGCAAGATCGCTCCGGACGTGCGGATCGTGATGGGCGGACCCGAAGTCAGCTACGATACGGCCGAATGGATGGAGAAGCTGCCTGAAGTCGACTTCATCATCTTCGGAGAAGGGGAGGAGACGTTCCACCATCTCCTGCAGGAGATCGACGGCGACGGCAAATACCATCTCGTCTTCGGACTTGCTTACCGCAAGCTGCGGGAGAACGGGCCGGAGGTGCTGGTCAACATAGGCCGTCCCAAGCTGAATCTGGCCGAGCTGCCGAGCCCGCACCGGTTCCCGGAAGACCGCGAATCGCTCGCAAACCGGGTCGTCTACTTCGAGACGAGCCGCGGCTGCCCGTTCAGCTGCTCGTTCTGCCTGTCCAGCATCGAGGTCGGCGTCCGGTATTTCGATATCGAGAGGACCAAGGCGGACCTGCTCTATCTCATCGAGGCGGGAGCCAAGACGATCAAGTTCGTCGACCGCACGTTCAATATCAAGCGGGACTATGCGCTGGAGATGTTCAAGTTCCTGATCGAGAATCACGGCGGCTGCGTATTCCAATTCGAGATTACGGCCGACATCATGCGTCCCGAGGTGCTGGATTATCTCGCCGAGCACGCGCCGCCGGGCGTCTTCCGCTTCGAGATCGGAGTCCAATCGACCAACGACGTGACCAACGAGGCGGTTCAGCGCCGCCAGAACTGGAGCAAGCTCGTGCGCACGGTGACCAAGGTCAAGGAATCGGGCAAGATCGACCAGCATCTCGATCTCATCGCCGGCCTGCCGCATGAGGATTACGATACGTTCCGCAAGACGTTCAACGACGTCTTCGACCTGCGGCCGGAGGAGCTCCAGCTGGGCTTCCTTAAAATGCTGCGAGGCACCGGACTGCGGATCGACGCAGACAAATACGGTTATGTATACGCGGATCAGGCGCCGTACGAAATTCTAGGCAACAACCTGATGCCGTTCTCCGACCTGATCCGGATCAAGCGGGTGGAGGACGTGCTGGAGAAGTACTGGAACGCCCATCGCATGGACCGCACGCTGCTGTACCTGATCGAGCGGGTATTCCCTTCGGCCTTCGATTTCTTCCAGCAGTACGGCGATTACTGGGAGCGCAGAGGCTGGGAGCGGATCGGCCATCAGCTGGAGGATCTGTTCTCCCGCCTGAAGGGCTTCCTGAGCTCCGGGGAGGCTCCGGCCGGCTTCGACCGCGACGTCGTGGAAGGTCTGATGAAGTACGACTACTTCCTTGGCCACAACCACAAGCCCCGCAAGGTATGGTGGGACTTCACGATGGACAAGCAGGAGATGGGCGGCTGGATGCGCCTGCTCGGGGAGCATCCGGAGGATGTGTCGCCGGCATTCGCCGCTCTCGGACTCGGGGAGAAGGAGCTCCAGAAGCATGCGGTGCTGGAGAAGCTGCCGTTCGATCTGGAGCAGTTCCTGGCGACGGGAGAGATCGACCGCAGTTCCGGTACGCTGCTGGTCGTCCTTTATGGAGTGTCCGGCAAGCGAGGCGGCTCGGCTTATTGCCTGCGCTTGAGCGAAGGAGCGGCAGCGGCCGGGTAA
- a CDS encoding TIGR01212 family radical SAM protein (This family includes YhcC from E. coli K-12, an uncharacterized radical SAM protein.), whose amino-acid sequence MDPLHSTPQSPSPMLWGDKRFHTWNYEMRDHFGGKIFKVMLDAGFTCPNRDGTIATGGCTFCSARGSGDFAGKRRDDLEVQFAAIRDRQHKKWPDARYIGYFQAYTNTYAPVEELRDYYETILAQPGVVGLSIATRPDCLPDDVVDYLAELNERTYLWVEMGLQTIHESTSDLINRAHDTACYLDAVARLRARGIRVCAHIIYGLPQETHEMMLATGRAVAAMDVQGIKIHLLHLMRKTPMVKQYEAGLLRFLEMDEYVNLVVDTLEFLPPEMIVHRLTGDAPRDLLIGPTWSLKKWEVLNAFDDELKRRDTWQGRLWQPEAAVPLAAAAAVGPALTKPARKMSSARYAKLMQAAAAAEPCAAPALTAQLPEEADS is encoded by the coding sequence ATGGATCCACTGCATTCGACGCCGCAATCCCCTTCCCCGATGCTATGGGGAGACAAGCGGTTCCATACATGGAATTACGAGATGAGAGACCATTTCGGCGGCAAGATCTTCAAGGTCATGCTAGACGCCGGCTTCACATGCCCGAACCGCGACGGCACGATCGCCACCGGCGGCTGCACGTTCTGCAGCGCGCGGGGCTCGGGCGACTTCGCGGGCAAGCGCCGCGACGACCTGGAGGTGCAGTTCGCCGCCATCCGCGACCGCCAGCACAAGAAATGGCCGGACGCCCGCTATATCGGCTACTTCCAGGCCTATACGAACACGTACGCGCCCGTCGAGGAGCTGCGGGACTATTACGAGACGATTCTCGCCCAGCCCGGCGTCGTCGGACTGTCGATCGCCACCCGGCCGGACTGCCTGCCGGATGATGTCGTCGATTACCTCGCCGAGCTGAACGAGCGCACCTATCTGTGGGTCGAGATGGGGCTGCAGACGATCCACGAATCGACCTCCGACCTCATCAACCGCGCCCACGACACGGCCTGCTACCTCGATGCGGTGGCGAGGCTGCGGGCGCGCGGAATCCGCGTATGCGCCCATATCATCTACGGGCTTCCGCAGGAAACCCATGAAATGATGCTCGCCACCGGACGCGCGGTCGCCGCCATGGATGTGCAGGGAATCAAGATCCATCTCCTCCACCTCATGCGCAAGACGCCGATGGTGAAGCAGTACGAGGCCGGACTTCTCCGGTTCCTGGAGATGGACGAGTACGTCAATCTTGTCGTCGACACGCTGGAATTCCTCCCTCCGGAGATGATCGTTCACCGGCTGACCGGAGACGCTCCGCGCGATCTGCTGATCGGGCCGACCTGGAGCCTCAAGAAATGGGAGGTGCTGAACGCTTTCGACGACGAGCTGAAGCGGCGGGACACCTGGCAGGGCCGCCTTTGGCAGCCGGAAGCGGCGGTGCCGCTAGCAGCGGCCGCAGCCGTCGGACCGGCGCTTACGAAGCCGGCCCGCAAGATGAGCTCGGCGCGTTATGCGAAGCTGATGCAAGCCGCCGCGGCCGCAGAGCCCTGCGCGGCTCCAGCTCTCACTGCGCAGCTTCCCGAAGAGGCGGACAGCTGA
- a CDS encoding VOC family protein has translation MAIRKLEHVGVMTASLEASIDFYKQVLGMEHTYTLPHTDGKIRLAFLRFPGSEETELELIEGYDDSLPAEGKTHHIAFTVDDVEGEFARIKRMGIPLRDTELTTLPNGARYFFFYGPDGELLELFQPGARPE, from the coding sequence ATGGCAATCCGCAAACTGGAGCATGTCGGCGTCATGACCGCATCGCTCGAAGCATCGATCGACTTCTACAAGCAAGTGCTGGGAATGGAGCATACCTACACTCTTCCCCACACCGACGGCAAGATCCGCCTGGCGTTCCTGAGATTTCCCGGCTCGGAGGAAACGGAGCTTGAGCTGATCGAGGGTTATGACGACAGCCTTCCGGCCGAAGGCAAAACCCACCACATCGCGTTCACCGTCGATGACGTGGAAGGCGAATTCGCCCGCATCAAGCGGATGGGCATTCCGCTGCGGGACACCGAGCTGACGACGCTTCCGAACGGAGCCCGGTACTTCTTCTTCTACGGTCCCGACGGAGAGCTGCTGGAGCTGTTCCAGCCGGGAGCTCGTCCCGAATAA
- a CDS encoding class I SAM-dependent methyltransferase, producing MGFLSVIGAAHGWVRERVQPGDAVIDATLGGGADARFLAELVGPRGKLIGFDVQADALRRTEERLAPLGDSGKLPAASLHLRSHAEMGMVVPDEDRGRIAAVLFNLGYLPGEDSDRSIVTQPASTLAAMEAAMELLRPGGVLACVLYPGHPGGEAEADAVLAWASDLPSARAQTVLYRMAQKRSAPYAIGIEKRQLT from the coding sequence ATGGGCTTCCTGTCCGTCATCGGCGCGGCCCACGGCTGGGTACGGGAAAGAGTTCAGCCAGGCGACGCCGTCATCGACGCGACGCTCGGCGGCGGAGCGGACGCCCGCTTCCTGGCGGAGCTGGTCGGACCTCGCGGCAAGCTCATCGGCTTCGATGTGCAGGCCGATGCCCTTCGCCGGACCGAGGAGCGGCTCGCTCCGCTGGGCGACAGCGGCAAGCTGCCTGCCGCGAGCCTGCATCTGCGCAGCCATGCCGAGATGGGCATGGTTGTGCCGGATGAGGATCGCGGCCGGATCGCCGCCGTTCTGTTCAATCTCGGCTACCTGCCCGGCGAGGACTCCGACCGCAGCATCGTGACGCAGCCCGCTTCCACCCTTGCCGCCATGGAGGCGGCGATGGAGCTGCTACGGCCGGGAGGCGTTCTCGCCTGCGTGCTGTATCCGGGCCACCCCGGCGGCGAAGCGGAAGCCGATGCCGTCCTGGCCTGGGCTTCCGATCTTCCGTCAGCGCGCGCACAAACCGTCCTGTACCGGATGGCGCAGAAGCGCTCGGCGCCCTATGCGATCGGCATCGAGAAAAGGCAACTAACTTAA
- the trmB gene encoding tRNA (guanosine(46)-N7)-methyltransferase TrmB — protein MRLRGRKGIREELEALPQLVVLDASGLKGKWKEFFGNDKPIHIELGMGKGRFISQHSVLNPEVNYIGVDMYDELIRRAAEKALEARAEAGQEGYPPNLALLRANIEGIGEMFAPGEIERIYLNFSDPWPKTKHARRRLTHPRFLEQYSNILNEYGEIHQKTDSRLLFEFSLNSYAETELQLRNISLDLHREEVREDLVLTEYEGNFIKQGMPIHRCEAVVGAKALAAYREEKQARRSREAAKEREDAEKARRKAGVPLGTGRE, from the coding sequence ATGCGTTTACGTGGAAGAAAAGGAATCCGGGAGGAGCTTGAGGCGCTCCCGCAGCTGGTCGTGCTGGACGCGTCCGGCCTCAAGGGCAAGTGGAAAGAGTTTTTCGGCAACGACAAGCCGATCCATATCGAGCTGGGAATGGGCAAGGGACGCTTCATCAGCCAGCACAGCGTGCTGAATCCCGAGGTCAACTATATCGGCGTCGACATGTATGACGAGCTGATCCGCAGAGCGGCGGAGAAGGCTCTGGAAGCACGCGCCGAAGCGGGACAAGAGGGCTATCCGCCGAATCTGGCCTTGCTGCGGGCGAACATCGAGGGAATCGGCGAGATGTTCGCGCCCGGCGAGATCGAGCGGATCTATCTGAATTTCAGCGATCCCTGGCCAAAGACGAAGCATGCGCGCCGCCGCCTCACGCATCCGCGCTTCCTGGAGCAATACTCGAACATCCTGAACGAGTACGGGGAAATCCATCAGAAGACCGATTCGCGCCTTCTGTTCGAGTTCTCGCTCAACAGCTATGCGGAGACCGAGCTGCAGCTGCGGAACATCTCCTTGGATCTCCACCGCGAAGAGGTCCGCGAAGACCTTGTCCTGACGGAGTACGAGGGCAATTTCATCAAGCAGGGAATGCCGATCCACCGCTGCGAGGCCGTAGTCGGGGCCAAGGCGCTGGCCGCCTACCGCGAGGAGAAGCAAGCGAGGCGCAGCCGCGAGGCCGCCAAGGAACGCGAGGATGCCGAGAAAGCCAGGCGGAAGGCCGGCGTTCCGCTCGGAACCGGCCGCGAATAG
- a CDS encoding phosphatase PAP2 family protein: MGEIIGWLRTKERRLLLWLNRGPADARLRGVVGRWLSTVTHMGGATFTLASSALLVLLGSGSWRLAGVQSLIAVIASHLPVALVKRTMKRLRPYQALEGVRTGKSPLEDSSFPSGHTTAIFAWTVPLLYAAASGAAFPLALFAGLVIACSVGWSRMYLGLHYPSDVGAGALLGTFTAMLAVVFVGSSI, translated from the coding sequence ATGGGCGAAATTATCGGATGGCTCCGGACCAAGGAGCGGCGGCTGCTGCTGTGGCTCAACCGCGGACCTGCCGATGCCAGGCTGCGTGGGGTCGTCGGCCGCTGGCTGTCGACCGTCACCCATATGGGCGGAGCCACGTTCACGCTGGCCTCCTCCGCCCTGCTCGTTCTGCTGGGCTCGGGCTCTTGGAGGCTCGCCGGCGTGCAGAGCCTGATCGCCGTCATCGCGAGCCATCTGCCCGTCGCGCTCGTCAAGCGCACGATGAAGAGGCTGCGGCCTTATCAGGCGCTCGAGGGGGTCCGCACCGGCAAAAGCCCCCTGGAGGATTCATCCTTCCCTTCGGGACATACGACAGCCATTTTCGCCTGGACGGTCCCTTTGCTGTATGCCGCAGCCTCGGGAGCCGCGTTCCCGCTCGCCCTGTTCGCCGGCCTGGTCATCGCCTGCTCGGTCGGCTGGTCGAGAATGTATCTCGGGCTCCATTATCCATCGGATGTCGGAGCCGGCGCGCTGCTCGGCACGTTCACCGCTATGCTGGCGGTCGTGTTCGTAGGCAGCTCCATCTGA
- a CDS encoding type I phosphomannose isomerase catalytic subunit, with product MTVNPYPLQFKPEMKERVWGGRALEQFGLELPEGHIGEGWMIGDHPNGTTKVLGGPLDGLGLDEIREQYGREWFGSKGFSEKNGRFPLLIKLLDCNDDLSVQVHPTDSYGRLPAGELGKTEMWYILDAKPDAKIIYGLKEGIDRAGLQQAIDEDRVMDALQEVTVKAGDAFYIPAGTVHALCAGVVVAEIQQNSDTTYRLYDYKRPGLDGQLRELHVEDSLNVIAYEGAGATRMSTEDAQPGSWLTIAESPYFLVDKGVVRGSWQLPVSADSFVILVIAEGQGSIAWGEGQSQAVKAGECFLLPATLGSCELDGEMTVIRSLVP from the coding sequence ATGACTGTCAACCCTTATCCTTTGCAATTCAAACCGGAAATGAAAGAACGCGTATGGGGCGGACGGGCTCTGGAGCAATTCGGCCTGGAGCTTCCGGAAGGCCATATCGGCGAAGGCTGGATGATCGGCGACCATCCGAACGGCACGACCAAAGTGCTCGGAGGTCCGCTGGACGGGCTCGGCCTGGACGAGATCCGCGAGCAGTACGGACGGGAATGGTTCGGCAGCAAGGGCTTCTCCGAGAAGAACGGCCGCTTCCCGCTGCTGATCAAGCTGCTCGACTGCAATGACGATCTGTCCGTGCAGGTCCACCCTACAGACAGCTACGGCCGTCTCCCGGCCGGCGAGCTCGGCAAGACCGAGATGTGGTACATTCTCGACGCCAAGCCGGACGCCAAAATCATCTACGGCCTCAAGGAAGGCATCGACCGTGCCGGACTGCAGCAGGCCATCGACGAGGACCGCGTCATGGACGCTCTGCAGGAAGTGACGGTCAAGGCGGGCGACGCCTTCTACATTCCGGCAGGAACCGTCCACGCCCTGTGCGCCGGCGTCGTCGTCGCCGAAATCCAGCAGAACTCGGATACGACCTACCGCCTCTACGACTACAAGCGTCCCGGCCTGGACGGCCAGCTTCGCGAGCTGCATGTCGAGGATTCCCTCAACGTCATTGCCTATGAAGGAGCCGGAGCGACCCGCATGAGCACGGAGGACGCGCAGCCGGGCAGCTGGCTGACGATCGCGGAATCCCCTTACTTCCTGGTGGACAAAGGCGTCGTCCGCGGATCCTGGCAGCTGCCCGTCTCGGCCGACAGCTTCGTCATTCTCGTCATCGCCGAAGGCCAAGGAAGCATCGCCTGGGGCGAAGGACAGTCGCAAGCCGTCAAAGCCGGCGAATGCTTCCTGCTCCCGGCCACTCTCGGCAGCTGCGAGCTGGACGGCGAGATGACCGTCATCCGCAGCCTCGTTCCCTGA